ttggcccactttgagggccgattgcctggaattcagctctaaatgcaaagcttgccagattcatggaccatatatccaccagccatctgaggaactacattccatatccgcaccctggccatttatgaagtggggcatggatatagtagggaaactacctcaagcacccggacaaaaagtttttatgctagcaatgactgactacttctccaagtggatagaagctgattcatacaggcaagtcaaagaaaaggatgtcatagcattcatcaaacacaacatcatatgtagatatggcatctcctctgaaatagtatgcgacaatggcacgcaatttgtggaaaaaaagaacagcagccttctgtgctcaatggaacatcaacctggtaacctccacaccaggatatccaaaagcgaacggccaggcagaatctagtaacaaagtagtaatcagttgcataaagaagaagctagaaagaaggaaaggcagatgggctgaagagctccccttggtcctctgggctggcagaaccacgcctaaaacatccacaggccaaacccctactccttggtctatggatgtgaggCGATAATCCCagtgaggtcgacattccatcagcccAGATGCGGCTGaatacaataacaagcaatatacctctactGGAGGATAACCTGGACTTGACGGAAgaactaagagatgcagccaaagATTAGAATGGCAAAGATACCGGCAAAAAAAGAGtagcaaaaagctacaacaaaactgtcaaagctagagtattcagggtaggagaccttgttctcagaaaagtttttcaaaacacaaaagagaagaatgctggcaaattggccccaacctgggaaggtccctacctgattgactcaatagtcggccagggagcttatagactacaaaccctggacggtgaaatgatcccaagagcttggaatattgcacacttaaaactaattcacatataaaatatatctcccagtCCAGGTATAATCTTAAACTTACCAtttcctgcctgacctgatatgaaactaaatgtatgatatttgccattatatgaataaatgccttatataatttcttccattgtgtgcccaagtacttgtcaatattctcgcATTTCCCTTTATCAAGTAtaatcttcaatatttgttttacatactgtactttacttaaaacaaattctaaagattgggggccaccccactaatatccaactgatacccaactttcagttgcaaaaacaggtcttaaaatactgagctcaatataatatacaaatctggaaaaccttttcctagcttgtataacatagatgggtcataagccctccagacaagcaggggacataagccctccagacaggcaataaccccacccataacacaatgaactggccagatccagggcaaaaaactggcccgatccagtcgaataactggccagatccagtacacatccaacactacaaatgtaccttatcaaaacacaaaaagaaaccaacaaagaccaaatatttattcatccaaaatagccggccttaccacatacctaatatttatccattccaggaacatcccccccggatgggccaaaatatacctaataaatattcattccaggaacatcccccctggatgggccaaaacgaaAAGGAAAAACATAAATCTAAGCAGGTTtcgagccagtaaccgactcacaaccatccaccatttcctgatcaccaaatttctccttggaaggaggagaatccacttcttcttcttgacccatattggccaaatcaggatactgagtgTCCAGAGCTCTCTCATCCCgatccggatcccaattagcccggtcagattccggatccctcatagcatcaacccggcctttcccaaagaagtactgagcagcatcaacaagccgcgcctccactatctccttttcagcaccaagctcttcattttttctcagctgatcctgcattgcctgcttctcggcaACCAGCTCTTCCTTGACAGTCTTCAGCTCTTCCCTtacagcctccaactcttgcctaaCAACCTTCTCagcgttttttgcagccacctcacaaaccaaagcagccctggatgcctctctagctATCCCCTGCTGAGActgaagtactacctcattacccctggatgtgtgcagctcacggttaactttATCTAACTTCTATTCCAAGCCAGAAATCCTAGCCTGGGCATCCCtaagctgacaagcagtagccaacccggcatccaatccctacaagaaaCCAAAGAAAGTCAATAAGCCAAatataaagcaacacaaagaacacataacaattaaaatatccctttacaactaacctctttagcttgagaagcaagttcaacagcatttgtcacaagagaagacaagatagaaaccactttagtagaagactcaagggtattagcagatAAAAGCTGGCCGCTCATACTAGCAGAAAATTCATTTATctgtgcccgggcagcatccatatcgtcCATCCTAGCAGACACTTACCTGACACTCCTGATTGGTTGAGCTTGAATAAgctctttctctctcccttcctcttcagtaataacatcttccctcctccttttggaaGCCTGAACAACCTCCGGTGATACTAGCCTAGGTGGATCctggggaggctggacatcaaaaaccaaaatgtcaagcgtcttgtcactcccactagcctcctggctcttggactgttcagcaatcctagcaacCCCAGCTTTTAAGTCTTTTGCagaaaagctggccaacctagcagaagacctgaatactgaatgtataaaaaatacacataaatatcagaagagaagcgataagaagacaacaatcaacacagagacatatagaagacatacaggaaagagcagtagagctaggcttgcctttggctactttgaccacactcagcttagtcttcatataccggggcaataaatccctacccagactagcaggccaagccctctcttcctcaggaatagaaaggaaagcctctatccttgaaacagcctcctcgtcaagagggtcgaagttccaatcaggagctacaaatatTACCAAAATGCACAAGTAAAATTTAAATATTCTAAATTCGTATAATATAAATTGCAaattaagagtacaggaaacctaccactctccaaaggaggatatctcaaataATCAAAGTTCGACCCCGGACTTTCAAatccggataaacaggaaagtctttgcccagcttttatcatctccagagtccaggttagtaattaatggagacatttttgacttaattctcaaattgaaacgaccagtagaaggatttttcatatgatatattgccttgatatcattaatagtaattacaagattatgcttagcacataaattttcaatagagcggacaagtttccaaaccattggcatgatttggaaaggtgatacttccatagcacgaatagtatcaatcatCAAAGAAGtgaaaggtaacttacaacctactttgaacgcccattcataaatacagaaccaaccaggtgacacccaattagctctgactggacaagactcgggaatccaaacctcagtcgaatcaggaattaattttttctcccttaaaaccctatcatagttcgttttcaataagttttcttcagggaaataagcatccagagattgaagagcagaaaaaatGGAATCTTGATACttaaaagctatagcacgagcaggaagatcaatttcaaccacctcctcctggacgtctttgggttcaggctcagcagcagctttctgggaagctggacgctttttggctcccatatcctttattgttTTGTTTATCGTGATGAATTTTACTTAATGAGAAATTATAAGTTAGCAAACTGGAGTTCCTGGGAAATAGaggagaattttagagaaaatttaGCAAGGAAggtggaagaaatttggtgaaaaataaactcatcacaaataccgtatttatagaaggggagtaacggtgcaaaaaccctagaaaacgcaaaactgtcagcatgacatcatacagttagccgttgcagtgtttaacggtaactaggagtctaagagtcactgagcaaatataattctttttattgtttaacccggtaaaattgacatctcacccctggcctgatccagcacgggtaaaatgtcaaggggcaattgttagggccaaattagcctggtctgactgtaATTTAGCCTGAACCTGTTAGGCTAAATGAGGCAACCAAGGACCGGagaaatctaactactatttggcagacGAAGGGAACCACAAGATAAACAAGCTACTGAATCAAAGAAGAAAAGTCTGATGAtaagtgcagaatagcctggcaggatACTTAAGCAGGCTGGATCAAGTTGAAGAGCAACAAGACGGTTATAAAAAGATAAATGCTCacatcctattctcaaggaagaccaagtctaactataagactGCATCATtcccatgaatcaagacgtgTAAAAGGAGAAAAGCTAAATATTGGTTAgagaagaacgagtcaaccggattaatagggagtgtgccctattaatcaggtAACAGCTCCGACAATTGAGGAGAACGTTGAGATTGAATACAACGTtaatatttgtagaactataaatagcataatCCAGCATTTGTAAAGACAATCATCATTCATTAGTTATTTATAATTTATCCCTCACTATTTTCTGAATATTCAATTACATACACGAATTTGTACTCAGCTTATCTAAATAATACAAGTaatattctttatacttagttCTTCCTGGTTATTTGCTCATAATATTATTCCaaacatatagaactagataccctaattactctataatcaagccggatcctttcaggaaaaatcctgctaaaacaggtATAATATGTAATATTTTGAAACATTCTAACTATAATGGGTAGTAATCggcctattattattattatctttattatttACGTAAAAAGTAATAAGGGAATTTCTAGTAGAGAGAGAATGTTGACTTTGAGGTTATATTATTGGTAGGTTGTTTcatatacatatatacaatgaGAAGTGGCCTTAGCTGACATCCATTCAGTAACTTGCACAATGGAACCTTATTCAAAATCACTAGAATTGCAATACGAACAACCGAGTCAAATGGAATCTAATGGAGACACCAAGCTCAATCTCAATTGCAGCAATGCTAAAAAAGGCTGGATTAGCGCCATCTTTATCCTTGGTATGCTTCAATTTATTTACCTCCTCTTATTTTCTATCACGTCCGTCTTATAAATTCTCGTTTAAGACCGCAATATTTTTCTTAGACATAAAACGAGTCAAGTATGGTAGATGAAGGATGCCGAGAAACTAACAAAAAATTTGTCCTATATATAAGTTGGAGCATATTAACCAGTTTTCAACTTAAGACGAACACTATAATCGTCTCAAGAAAGACTTACTATAAACTTATACTCCGTATGTATGAACTTTTGTTGTCatctcattttatttaataatttgtCTTTAACTTTCAAGTAATCGAAACCAAAATAACAGAATTATGAGAATTGTCGACTACAAAATACATACTCCATACTTTTATAACATAATAAATAGCATAAAAAAAACCTTATCTTCCTAATTAATCGCGATATttgctttttattttttataaggTGAAAATTTTTATATCGTGACCAATATGTATTTCGTGCACGCATCACTTGAGCATGAAATCAAACTTTAGCCAAATATTTACTTCAATGCTATGGATCGGATGGCGTCCTATGATTATGCAAATATTTACTCCATTGGCATTTCTACTTGAATGCAGGAGCGAGTTTCGGACTTAATATATCGTCAGGAGCATGGTATACAAACCTAATAGTCTTCCTCATAAGTGTGTTCAACATCAAGAACATCCCTGCTGCTCAGATAAACAACATTTTCAGTGGTTTAATCTGCTTCTTTCCTTTAATTGCTGCCATTTTTGCTGATTCTGCCTTTGGAAATTACTCTGTTACCCTCATTTCTAGCATTATTTCATTATTGGTAATTTTTATAACTCCTCTATATAATCATGGATGCTCAATTATTGATCATTGCTGGATTTATTATATAGTTTGGACTTTGGGTTGTTTACATTTTCCAAGTATGAGTGTTGACCAAATTGCATGCGAAAACAATCGAACAAGAATAATGATTGATGCAACTTGTCATAAACTTATCTGTTTAGGCCTCTTCATTATAGTAGGTATAGTCTGGTACGTGTTAGAAAATGACACAAGTCAAACAACTATAACTATCTCGTTGGTATGCGGGTGTGCCTATTATGTTCAGTCCGTCTTAattacttcctccgttccataTGATAGTTTACGTTTGCTTTATGCACGTATGTCAatgcttgttttcttttgttcatatctttagtaaCATATCAttgaaaattataaaaatttgatattcataatgcactcggtaagacaatttaaacaagatctcacatgactatattttatgTTATACATTAGAAGTTACATTGAAGATTCTTCTCACTTCTGAATAGTGCCCAAaaagcaaacgtaaacaatttaatggaacggaggaagtatttgtttatttatttatagtTAAAATACTTGCTACaataaataaatgtaaataaatatgtACTCCCTCTTATTCTACATAACcttccccctttcctttttcatctattcagaATACCTTCCTTATTTCattatttaataaagttttatactccctccgtctcggtcatttgttgccCTTTGGGGTGTcttagtcatttgttgtcctttctattttaagaatgaatttgatgagtaatttgatcattaaCACTCAATGTATTCCACTTGTCATTGAGTCATTGGTCCcctcccctttccttggtctttgtgccaaaatcaaaggacaacaaatgaccgggacggagggagtacttattttaatcacctcaccccacaacaataccccacctcacccaacaacaatacttattttaatcaacttacttcacaacaatacttattttaatcaactcaccCACAATACTACATTTCCTCTCTTCAATTACCTAACCTCATTAcaatactttaccttattttaatttatctccttaattctagtgcccCTATGAATAAAGAGGTTTATCTAGAATAGGATGGAGTATTTGATCATATTAGAAGAGGCAGTAATATACTTTCTCCTTTCTAATGAAATCTATACATTTATttcttatttgtttacctttaataaAACTGTGGAAATATTTGGTATTATCATCACCCTTATCTACCCAGATACCTTTAGATTTTTGcatcaaaaattcaaaacaagCTTTCAAGCTTTCTCGAGAAATCTAACACTACTAGTGGCTTCCACCTCTTGATTAATAAGCATAGAATTGAGAGGGTCATCTCTAATCTTAAGTTGAATAAAATCAAGTTTCATCTTACCCCTAGCAAATTTTCTCTAATAACATATTGTTATCCTTTCTCTCTCTAACTTTCCCCTCTCTCTCgttttttcctaaaaaaaaaccctaaatctAATTTCCGTCTGCTCCGCCGCCTCCTCCGACCCACACCGCCCTCCCTTTTTGCCCTTTCTAATCGCTGGAGATGGGGCCATCTCAAGGCTTATCTCCGGTGATCGATCGCACTTCATCGCTGGCTCCTTCCCCTCGTTTTGGACCTCGACCTTCGGTTTTTTGACGGCTTTCGGGTTCTGATTAGACCGGCCGACGATCTTGTTGGCTGTCTTCCTGGTTTGTTTTTCTGTCTTTTCCGATAATACGATTCTCTGTCCTGTCATTGAAAGCCTCGCATGCAACCCATGGATGGCTCCCCTTCCCCTCGCCCCTTCCCCCATCCCTGGTAGAAATCTACCTATTGGTTTTGGTGTTTGGTTGAGTTGTGTCGGTGTGTCCTGCTCTTTTTGttagtttttgtgttttttcgaGTAGTGTTTTGGGTTGAATCGGTCATTATGAAGGTAGACGATGagactatttaaatgttgttgaTAAGCTTCCAACTCGAAGAATTGAAGAGTCAGCTCATAAATGTGTAAACAACGTGGTGATACATCCTTTCTCCCCGCCGGATGGTCCCTTTTTCGGGTCGGGTTTGTGTTTGTTGCGGTGTCCTTTATGGTTGATCTAGTTGCATGTAGGCCGATGGTCCTGGGAAGTTTTGTGTGGTATCTGGTTTTGTTCTGGGTGTGTTTGGTGTCAGTTTTGTTCGGTTCGTCGGATTGGGGTTCGATTAGTCCGTTGGTTCCGTCTCCGGTCTGTGTTCTTGGGTGGGGTTGTTTGTTTTGTGATGAGTGTAGTATGGTGGTGTGGGCTGCTGGGTGCTTGGGCGGTGTTGTTGGTTCGGGTCGGATGCGGTGGGATCCACTTTCATTTGATGTTGAAGCCGTGTCTGTGGAGTTGTTTTCCTTTGTTGTTCCTTTTAATAAATATCTGGTGGGTTAGGGTGTCCTGTCCCCTTCCCCACGGGATAGTTTCTAAGACTAGTTTTTTGCATCGCGTCTATGTTGAGCCTAGGTCTCTACTGTCTCCTGAGATGATTTTTGTTAGAGGGATGTCCAAGTGGTTTGTTCTTGTTGTACCCACTTTACTTCTCGATATTCTTGGATACGAGGTTCTTGTCAACGGGGGCTGTGATCCAAAGTGTAGGAGTTTACTCTCCTTTGGAGTCAGATTTCAGTGGTCCGATTTCCGCCTTTTCTTGCTACGTACCTGTGGCGTAAGTGCACTATGGTTTCTCTCGTTGGGTTAAGGTTCTCGTAGGTTTCCAGATAGAGcgaaggagatgaatctccaagACGCTTTATTGGGTCTTGTTGTAGGTATTTCTCTGAAACTGTAACGACTAAAATGAATAAGGGTAATTTTATGGGGGTTCGTTGGTTTCCAGAGGAAGATTATCATaaccaaggagatgaatctccgagaccctTTTTTGGGCCTTGTTGCAGGTATGTCTCCGAAGCTTCATCAATCAAGACTAACAAAGATGGGTGTTTTCCTATGGCCAGCGCTACTCGTCCTTTAAAGATTGTGGTGTGTTTTGAGACCGAAGTTCTTGTTCAGACATCCATCGTACGCCATCAGCACGTTATAGATAGCCGATGCAATTACCTTGTTGTTTTAGTTTAGGTTATTAGTAGTGCTTTGAGATTTTATGTTGTAGTTATAGGTATGGCCTGGGAGCCGTACCACTAGAATGTAAAACACTTTCTTTaccgctgaaaaaaaaaaaaaaaaaatacccctAGCAGTCACAATATCTTCAAAATTATCCTTGTTCAATCTTTTTAAAGACCACTTGAGGCATTTTAGCTTCTTGACTAAGTTAAACAGCATAATGCCAGTCCAATCTCTTCCCCACACCTACCTGACACAATCCTTAAACTCCTCAGCCTGACTTCACAGGTTAAAGTACGTAATAATTCTCCTTGATTTCAGCACTTGCGTAGTTCTTGAACCACGCACGGTTTGTGGTAAAAAAAACCCTCCAATAGAGCTATTATTCCTCAACCAAGCACCAAGCGCCAAGCGTTATTACCAGCATTCTATCTAATATGCTAAAGACTCTTGAACCAGGATTTTGTTTGTTACTCCATGTATACAGGGATCCAATGGGTCAGTGACACCACACTAATTAACACATTTTTGAAAACCATCCATCTCCTCAAAAGTAAAATAGCCTCCCAACCTCTCTGAAGGGGGCCAAAACAATATTAAAATCCTCATATATGACAGTCAAGGCCCCTTAGTATACCTATTAAAGGCACAACAATTAGCCCACAGAGCCTTCCTTTCATAGACTCCATTGATCAAGGCATAAATCATTTTGACAAAGAACTGATAGCTTGTGCCTATATCCTTCACTTCCATGTGAATAGACTCAGCACTATAATCATGGAACTGGACACTATACATGGAAGGGTTCCATAACACCCAAATACCACCTCCTTTATGATAAGTTGTATCAGTAGAAAGATACCAATTTGCACAGAGGTTATTTCTAAAACTATTTAGGGACAAAGGTTTGACCTTATTTGTCTTAATGAGGCCAAATAGACCAATCTGGTGATGATGGAGGATACTGTTTTATTTAGATTGGCTATTCAATGTCTTAATGTCCAGAATCCAAAACTATGCATTACCCCCCAAAAAGAcgtactccctccatcccggtcaattgttgtcctttggttttggcacaaagaccaaggaaagaggagaagaccaataactaaatgacaagtggaacaaattggatgagaatgatcaaattactcatcaagttcttttttaaaatataaaggacaacaaatgactgagacacccaaaaatgaaaaaaggacaacaaatgacacccaaaaatgaaaaaaggacaacaaatgaccagaGAGTAATACACTACCATTGGTATCAATTCCAATCTTAAGAGTAACATTATACTCCGTATAAAGCATCTAAGAAGGTGGCATTACCCAACTTATCAGAGGTTGTACCCTTGTTAATTAACTGATGCCTGCTCAGCCCGATGATGTTCCTATCAGGGGTATTCACcatataatcttttttttttttttttttttttataaattataaGTTATAGTTATAAATGATGAGAATATATTTTTTTCTCTTATTGTGACCGTATCCTGAATATATACCGCGTAATCTTTTTACAAACATAAGTTACATACCCAGTAGGCTATTCCTCTATGGCTATATCAAAAAGTAAGTAAATTAATTTGACCAAGACAATCATTTATCAGGATAAAGGGAGTGCTACAATATACGTAAATATCGCAGTTATTTACTTGCTTATTACTCCGTATGTGTTAGCTAGTCATGCAAATTGGCCACAATTTTCATGTATTATCTTTAACAGTCCGGGGTTaatttttattgttgttgttgtaacaaACTAGACTGTGTTTTCCAGGGAGTGATCATGTTCACATTGTTGGTGACATTGAAGTCCATGCGACCACCCCATTGTGCTCTTAACTCCACAACATGTATACCTCCAACAACCTTCCAATACACCTTCCTCTACATAGCCCTAACCCTAGCATCTCTCGGTCTCGGAGGAACCCGGTTCATACTAGGTACCATGGGAGCAGATCAATTTGATAAGCCTCAACATCAAGCAACCTTCTTCAATTGGTTCATTTGCTCCTTAtatgttggttggattattgCCTACACTCTTCTTATTTATATCCAAACTAGTATTAGTTGGGCACTTTCCTTTGCCATTGCTCTTGCTGCCAATCTACTTGCTGCCCTCCTTTTCGTGGCCGGCTCAAGAATGTACCGAAAAATCCCGCCTCAAGGAAGCCCTTTCATTAGCATTgcacgcgtttttgttgcggctttcCGAAACGCCAAAAATCAAAAGTCAGTAGTAGATGGTGAGGACGACTCTTATTTTCATGAGAGTGACGAGTCTAAGCTTGCTTATGGAGCTCCTACCAATACCCTACGGTACGTTAATTTTGCTGAATTATATGcgtttaacatttttttttttcaaactggaGATTTTGTAGagacaaaaaatttgaaaaaaacttTACCCGTAGCCAAAAATTATCaatggtcaaagtttttttgcggAAAAAAAAGGTACACACCTTAGAAAACgtaaaagttgaggggtacaagTGAGAAAATCTCCCAATATTTTTTGATTGCGAGCCATCCTCTTTGACACAACCTTCTGTTACATTGCTTGCAGATTTCTGAATAAAGCAGCCATGATAAAACGCAACGACGACAACCATGAACTACGAGGAACCATCTCAAAATCATGGAGCCAATGCACAGTAGAAGAGGTAGAAGATGTCAAAAAGCTAATCAAAATCATGCCATTATGGACGAGTAGCATGTTACTAAGTGGTGCCATAGGAGTCATCCTTAGCTTCACCGTGCTAATGGCCTTAGTCATGGACCGAAGAGTCGGAACATCGAATTTCAAAATCCCCGCGGGTACATTTACCGTCATCACACTAATTGTAACTGCTATAACTTCCTCCATGCTTGATCGCTTCATATACCCTGCCTACAAGAAAGTAACAGGTCGAAATTTGACATTTTTGCAATGCATCGGGGTAGGCCATGTCAGCAACATCCTAGCATCAATCGGTTTTGCTTTGATCGAGCGACGAAGGCTGGAGCTTGTCCGGGCCCAACAATTAATGGACCAGCCGAATGCTGTGGCTCCGTTATCGGCCCTATGGATGGCATTTCCATTAGCCATATTGGGTGTTGGAGAGGGTTCCTTTTTTTCCCCTGAAGTAGCATTTTACTATCAGGAATATCCCAAGTCACTTAGGAGTACCTCAACGGCTATGGTTTCATTGCATATTGCTGCGGGTTACTATTTGAGCTCGGCCTTTATTGATATAGTCGGTCGGACTAGTTCGTGGTTGCCTAATGATCTTAACCATGGCCGTGTCGATTACGCGGCTTGGGTGCTCGCAGTGGTTGCTGCTGCTAACTTTGGTTATTTCCTTGTTTGTGCCAAATTCTACAAGTACAATCATCGTTCCTCACCTGGTGAGAATGTAGTTGTGCCCGAAAAATGAGAGATAATATACTTCTATCATTTAATGGCACCCTtaccatgttttttttttttttttttttgggaaagttaAGTAATATTAACGAATCCAAATGTTGAAagttacaaaaaaaaaagtataagcTTCTTACAATCAATACACTATACGAGACCATCATTGTAACTGATTACGCCAAATTCTCTCACGCCTCTGAACTGAACCAAAATTCAACCTGCTAATCCTCTGCATTACAGCCTCCAATACCTGTTGCACAAAAGTTTCAGGTCTCCTCTGCATCTTTGTAATCCTTCGACTGTTAGTATACCAATGCACTAGATCAGAAATATTGAATGTAATCCTTAGCTTAGCCTGAAGTAAGCTGCAGCATTTCCTATTATACACAATCAGAAAAAAAAGGTGCACATGATCCTCAGAAGCAGAACTACACAAATCACAAGTTCCATCAACCACATATcctattctaatcatcctatcttTAGTGAGCAACCTCCTGTGCATCATAGCCTAAAAGATGAAAGCAGTTTTAGGAAGATTGAGGTTATTCCAGCAAACATGCCTCCAGCTTACCTTAGGCCTAATGCCTGCAACCAAGCATAACCCTCTCTCACAGAGTCACAGTTTATGCAGAATGTCCATTGAGCCACTGATTATTGGTGTAGGCTTGCTTAAATTTTTCCATGATTTTCTTCTAAGTCCAACTACAATCACAAAGAGCAGTGTAGTCAGACCAATCAGTATCTTTCATATACACATGATTCACCCAACATACACGCCCAAAGATGATCTTTTTTTGAAGCAAGCGACCAAGCATTTTTTCCAAGAAGAGCATGTTGAAATATGACAATTAATCCAGTAAAGTTACAAAGTAACTCATTACATTACTACTCCTTGGAAGTTTTGTGTGATGTTCAATGTGATTAGAGTTACTACTCCTATAAGTTTAATGTAGAGGGAATTTAGGCTTGTTCCTTAAATGTTTAAGGGAAGTTGCAAGTCCTTCTTCTACTATAAACAGTTCATCTGTTAGCTTAATTTAACATACAACAATAAAATACAAATTATCTCATATATCTTTTCTCTCCTTGTTTGATTATATCTGCCCCTAAAAACCATCAGGTGGCATCAGAGCATTTTTTATCTTTCGAGACCAAAAATcaaa
The Silene latifolia isolate original U9 population chromosome 11, ASM4854445v1, whole genome shotgun sequence genome window above contains:
- the LOC141611967 gene encoding protein NRT1/ PTR FAMILY 2.7-like, whose amino-acid sequence is MEPYSKSLELQYEQPSQMESNGDTKLNLNCSNAKKGWISAIFILGASFGLNISSGAWYTNLIVFLISVFNIKNIPAAQINNIFSGLICFFPLIAAIFADSAFGNYSVTLISSIISLLGVIMFTLLVTLKSMRPPHCALNSTTCIPPTTFQYTFLYIALTLASLGLGGTRFILGTMGADQFDKPQHQATFFNWFICSLYVGWIIAYTLLIYIQTSISWALSFAIALAANLLAALLFVAGSRMYRKIPPQGSPFISIARVFVAAFRNAKNQKSVVDGEDDSYFHESDESKLAYGAPTNTLRFLNKAAMIKRNDDNHELRGTISKSWSQCTVEEVEDVKKLIKIMPLWTSSMLLSGAIGVILSFTVLMALVMDRRVGTSNFKIPAGTFTVITLIVTAITSSMLDRFIYPAYKKVTGRNLTFLQCIGVGHVSNILASIGFALIERRRLELVRAQQLMDQPNAVAPLSALWMAFPLAILGVGEGSFFSPEVAFYYQEYPKSLRSTSTAMVSLHIAAGYYLSSAFIDIVGRTSSWLPNDLNHGRVDYAAWVLAVVAAANFGYFLVCAKFYKYNHRSSPGENVVVPEK